GCCTTCGCCGGTCCAGAAAATGCCGAAGCTTGTCAACATCAGGCCGACGGCGAATTTGAGCGCGTTTTCCGGCACCCGCGTCAGCGGCCTGTGCACCGCAAGGCCGATGATCGTTACCAGGATGAAGGCCGCCAACGCGCCAAGGCTGGCATAGAAGGTCTGTGCATGCGCGGCGCCGACGGCAATGACGATGAACACCACCTCGACACCTTCGAGCAGCACCGCCTTGAAGGCCGCGAGCCCGGCCAGATAATCGGCGCGGCGGTCATTGGCCTGCTGCTGCAAAGCGGCGGTTTCCTTTGAAAAGGCGGCGTCCTCGTCATGCAGGGCGATGACGCCGACACTGCGCAAAATGGCCTTTCTCAACCAGCGCATGCCAAACAGGACCAGGAGCACGCCGACGACGAACT
This region of Mesorhizobium sp. C432A genomic DNA includes:
- a CDS encoding COG4280 domain-containing protein, with amino-acid sequence MNGLTPILSTVTASFLASFVEVVEAFTIVLAVGVTRSWRPALTGAALALAVLAALVLAFGPLLALIPIAVLQFVVGVLLVLFGMRWLRKAILRSVGVIALHDEDAAFSKETAALQQQANDRRADYLAGLAAFKAVLLEGVEVVFIVIAVGAAHAQTFYASLGALAAFILVTIIGLAVHRPLTRVPENALKFAVGLMLTSFGIFWTGEGLGTDWPGADLALLAIFAIIAVACFAMVRWLRASYPKAAQGVAR